In Glandiceps talaboti chromosome 16, keGlaTala1.1, whole genome shotgun sequence, a single window of DNA contains:
- the LOC144447441 gene encoding aspartate--tRNA ligase, cytoplasmic-like, which yields MEKEDEQTDVPLGPDGKPLSKKALKKQQKDAEKAAKKAERAAARAATEGETQEADDYAKDRYGVCKLIQSQEKVDRQLEKIRELNASKANQTVWIRARVHTSRSKGKQCFLVLRQQHYNIQGLVAVGDIASKAMVKFSANITKESIVDVEGMVKEAKVESCTQHDVELHVLRIYVVSESAPKLPLQLDDAVRPITEEEDESMPTVKQDTRLDNRIIDLRTTTSQAIFRLEAQVCQLFRETLNGKGFVEIHTPKMIGAASEGGANVFTMGYFKGKAFLAQSPQLYKQMAIASDFDRVWTIGSVFRAEDSNTHRHLTEFIGLDLEMAFNYHYHEVIDVIGDMFVQIFRGLQARCQEEIAIINKQYPSEPFKFLDPSLRLEYNEGIRMLQEAGYEIGYNDDLSTPAEKLLGKLVKAKYDTDFYVLDKYPLDVRPFYTMPDPNNPTLSNSYDMFMRGEEILSGAQRIHDPKFLTERATVHGISLDTIKPYIDSFRFGAPPHGGGGIGLERVTMLFLGLDNIRKTSLFPRDPKRLTP from the exons ATGGAGAAAGAAGACGAACAAACAGACGTGCCATTAGG ACCTGATGGAAAACCTTTATCCAAAAAAGCCTTGAAGAAACAACAGAAGGATGCAGAAAAGGCAGCTAAGAAGGCAGAGAGAGCTGCTGCAAGAGCT GCGACTGAGGGTGAAACTCAGGAGGCTGATGATTATGCAAAGGATAGATAtggtgtatgcaaattaatacaGTCTCAGGAAAAAGTCG ATCGTCAGCTAGAAAAGATTAGAGAATTAAATGCTTCCAAAGCCAACCAAACTGTGTGGATACGAGCCAGAGTACACACTAGCAGAAGTAAAG GCAAGCAGTGTTTTCTAGTATTACGACAACAACATTATAACATTCAGGGTTTAGTTGCTGTGGGAGATATTGCTAGTAAAGCCATGGTGAAGTTTTCTGCCAA TATAACCAAAGAATCCATTGTAGATGTTGAAGGTATGGTGAAAGAGGCAAAAGTTGAAAGCTGTACTCAACATGATGTAGAATTACATGTTTTAAGG ATCTATGTAGTGAGTGAGTCAGCACCAAAGCTGCCACTACAATTGGATGATGCTGTTCGACCAATCACGGAAGAAGAGGATGAATCCATGCCAACCGTGAAACAAGATACAAGACTAGATAACAGGATTATTGATTTAAGG ACAACAACCAGCCAGGCAATATTCCGACTTGAAGCGCAGGTGTGTCAATTATTCCGGGAGACTCTGAATGGGAAAGGATTTGTGGAAATCCACACTCCTAAAATGATAGGAG CTGCCAGTGAGGGCGGTGCCAATGTTTTTACCATGGGTTACTTCAAAGGTAAAGCCTTCCTTGCACAGTCCCCACAGTTGTACAAACAAATGGCAATAGCATCTGACTTCGACCGTGTCTGGACTATTGGAAGTG TATTCCGTGCTGAGGATTCCAACACCCATCGTCATCTGACGGAATTCATAGGTCTGGATTTGGAGATGGcttttaattatcattaccatgAG GTAATTGATGTTATAGGGGATATGTTTGTACAAATATTCCGAGGTCTCCAAGCCCGTTGTCAGGAGGAGATCGCAATCATCAACAAACAATATCCAAGTGAACCATTCAAATTCCTTGATCCGTCACTGAGACTGGAATACAATGAGGGTATCCGGATGTTACAGGAAGCAGGATATGAGATTGGCTATAATGATGACTTAAG CACTCCAGCTGAGAAATTACTTGGTAAATTAGTGAAAGCCAAGTATGATACTGATTTCTACGTCCTAGATAAGTATCCTCTGGATGTGAGACCATTCTATACCATGCCAGATCCTAACAATCCT ACATTATCCAACTCTTACGATATGTTTATGCGTGGGGAGGAAATTTTGTCTGGGGCTCAGAGGATTCACGATCCTAAATTTCTGACAGAGAGAGCTACCGTTCATGGCATCA GTTTGGATACAATCAAGCCATACATTGATTCATTCCGTTTTGGTGCCCCACCACATGGAGGTGGTGGTATCGGTCTAGAGAGAGTCACCATGCTCTTCCTGGGTCTGGATAACATCAGGAAGACATCACTATTCCCACGTGATCCTAAAAGACTTACCCCATAA